The following proteins come from a genomic window of Nitrospira sp.:
- a CDS encoding Asp-tRNA(Asn)/Glu-tRNA(Gln) amidotransferase subunit GatB, whose protein sequence is MILETVIGVEVHAQLRTNSKMFCGCGTAFGLPANSRTCPVCLGLPGSLPVINRTAVEMAVRAGLALNCTIARNNQFARKNYFYPDLPKGYQISQYESPICQHGWIEIRGSSGTKHIRIRRAHLEEDAGKNIHETGTSASRVDLNRAGTPLLEIVTEPDMRSADEVVAYLKGLRDILMYLDVCDGNMDEGSFRCEPNLSLRPSGQQEFGTKVELKNINSFKYVKDAVEYEIKRQTKVLNEGGKIRQETRLWNIERGETAVMRSKEEAHDYRYFPDPDLVPLKLDNAWIEGFRANLPELPAVRTKRFVSDYGLPEYDATVLTASKGMADYFEVCAKQFNQPKTVSNWVMGELMRELNNSGMDISASPITPERLVSLLQMVDQGTISLKVAREIFPELYSSEKAPDQIVREKGLTQISDEGALGKIIEEVLGKNPGQVAQFKEGKQQVLGFLVGQVMKVSGGKANPAKVNELLKKKLG, encoded by the coding sequence ATGATCCTTGAGACGGTCATCGGAGTGGAGGTCCACGCCCAATTGCGGACCAACTCCAAGATGTTCTGCGGGTGCGGTACGGCATTCGGTCTGCCGGCCAACAGCCGGACCTGTCCTGTTTGTCTCGGTCTGCCGGGCAGTTTGCCGGTTATCAATCGAACGGCGGTCGAAATGGCGGTTCGTGCAGGCTTGGCGCTGAACTGTACGATTGCGAGGAACAATCAATTCGCAAGGAAGAACTATTTCTACCCGGATTTACCCAAAGGGTATCAGATTTCCCAATATGAATCCCCGATTTGCCAGCATGGGTGGATTGAGATTCGCGGTAGTAGCGGGACAAAACACATCCGCATCCGTCGCGCGCATTTGGAAGAGGATGCAGGGAAAAACATTCATGAGACCGGTACTAGCGCGAGTCGAGTAGATCTGAACCGCGCCGGCACGCCGCTGTTGGAAATCGTGACGGAACCGGACATGCGTTCGGCTGACGAGGTGGTGGCCTATCTCAAAGGACTCCGGGATATCCTCATGTACCTTGACGTCTGCGACGGGAATATGGACGAGGGAAGCTTTCGGTGCGAACCGAACCTGTCGCTGCGCCCGTCGGGGCAGCAGGAATTTGGGACGAAAGTCGAGCTGAAGAACATCAACTCCTTCAAGTATGTGAAGGATGCGGTCGAATATGAGATCAAACGGCAGACCAAAGTATTGAATGAAGGAGGCAAGATTCGCCAGGAAACGAGGCTCTGGAACATCGAACGTGGTGAAACGGCGGTCATGCGTTCCAAGGAAGAAGCCCATGACTATCGGTACTTCCCCGACCCTGATCTGGTGCCGTTAAAGTTGGACAATGCGTGGATCGAAGGGTTCCGTGCCAACTTACCCGAACTGCCGGCTGTGCGGACGAAGCGATTCGTGTCGGACTATGGGTTGCCCGAATATGATGCCACCGTTTTGACGGCTTCGAAGGGCATGGCGGATTACTTTGAAGTTTGCGCGAAGCAGTTCAATCAACCCAAGACGGTGAGTAATTGGGTGATGGGAGAGTTGATGAGAGAGTTGAACAATTCCGGGATGGATATTTCAGCGTCGCCCATCACACCTGAACGGCTGGTGAGCCTTTTGCAGATGGTGGACCAAGGGACCATCAGTTTGAAAGTCGCCCGTGAAATCTTTCCGGAACTCTATAGCAGTGAGAAGGCTCCCGATCAGATTGTTCGGGAAAAAGGATTGACGCAGATTTCTGACGAAGGGGCGCTAGGGAAGATCATCGAAGAGGTCCTTGGCAAGAATCCTGGGCAAGTTGCGCAGTTCAAGGAAGGCAAACAACAAGTATTGGGTTTCCTTGTCGGACAGGTGATGAAGGTGAGCGGAGGAAAAGCGAATCCGGCAAAGGTGAATGAGTTATTGAAGAAGAAGTTGGGGTGA
- a CDS encoding Enolase produces the protein MSAIREIKGRQIIDSRGNPTIEAEVTLESGAKGRAAVPSGASTGEKEAIELRDGDKKRWMGKGVTKAVSNISKIIAPELLGKEAFDQAGIDLAMIALDGTKTKSKLGANAILGVSLAVAKASANETGQPLYRYLGGANARVLPVPFMNIINGGAHADNRLDLQEFMIMPVGAGRFSEALRMATEVFHSLKALLKKKGLNTAVGDEGGFAPDLQSNEEALGLISQSIEDAGYRVGQDIALALDCAASEFYDKGRYVLEAEKNSERSSDEMISYYGKLLDRYPILSIEDGLSELDWKGWKILTEKLGKRVQLVGDDIFVTNVEIFSKGIKEGIGNSILIKLNQIGTLTETLDAIELAKRAGYTAIISHRSGETEDTTIADVAVATNSGLIKTGSLSRTDRVAKYNQLLRIEEELGAVALYRGRGAVKAGA, from the coding sequence ATGAGCGCGATTCGAGAAATCAAGGGCAGGCAGATCATCGATTCACGGGGCAATCCGACGATTGAGGCCGAGGTGACGCTCGAAAGCGGTGCAAAAGGGCGGGCGGCCGTTCCATCGGGTGCGTCAACGGGGGAAAAGGAAGCGATCGAACTCCGCGACGGTGACAAGAAACGGTGGATGGGAAAGGGCGTCACAAAGGCGGTCTCAAATATCAGTAAGATCATTGCTCCCGAATTGCTCGGTAAGGAAGCATTCGATCAGGCCGGTATCGATCTAGCCATGATCGCGTTGGATGGGACGAAGACCAAGAGTAAGCTGGGTGCCAACGCAATCTTGGGTGTCTCGTTAGCCGTTGCGAAGGCGTCGGCGAATGAAACGGGGCAGCCTCTCTATCGTTATCTCGGAGGGGCGAATGCCCGAGTGCTTCCCGTACCGTTCATGAATATCATCAACGGCGGAGCTCATGCCGATAATCGCTTGGACCTCCAAGAGTTCATGATCATGCCGGTGGGTGCCGGCCGGTTTAGCGAAGCCCTCCGAATGGCCACGGAAGTCTTTCATTCGTTGAAGGCCCTTTTGAAGAAGAAAGGGCTCAATACGGCCGTGGGAGATGAAGGTGGATTCGCCCCGGACCTTCAATCGAACGAAGAAGCGCTGGGTCTGATTTCACAATCGATAGAAGACGCCGGCTATAGGGTTGGTCAGGATATCGCCTTGGCGTTGGACTGCGCGGCGAGCGAATTCTATGACAAGGGACGGTATGTTCTCGAAGCGGAAAAAAACTCGGAACGTTCATCGGATGAAATGATTAGTTACTACGGGAAGCTTCTGGATCGTTATCCGATTCTCTCGATTGAAGACGGGTTGAGCGAATTAGATTGGAAGGGTTGGAAGATCCTCACGGAGAAGCTGGGTAAAAGAGTGCAGCTTGTCGGGGATGACATCTTCGTCACCAACGTCGAAATCTTTTCGAAGGGCATCAAGGAAGGAATCGGGAATTCGATTCTGATCAAGCTCAATCAGATCGGGACCTTGACGGAAACCTTGGATGCGATCGAACTTGCGAAGCGGGCAGGCTATACGGCGATTATTTCACATCGGTCAGGCGAGACGGAAGACACCACGATTGCGGACGTAGCGGTCGCGACGAACAGCGGATTGATCAAGACAGGATCCTTATCGCGAACGGATCGTGTGGCGAAATATAACCAATTGCTTCGAATCGAAGAGGAATTGGGAGCCGTAGCGCTCTATCGTGGTCGAGGAGCGGTAAAGGCCGGAGCTTAG
- a CDS encoding GTP-binding protein Era: MKFGTVAIIGRSNVGKSTLLNRLLGEKISIVSSKPQTTRTRIMGVVHVGEAQIAFLDTPGLHKPEHLLNRRMVRTAVETMEGADLFYMLMDATSLPGPGDLTAVKHMKEALAKQPRPVILVVTKIDLVNKQKLLPVLDRYGKLFAWTEIVPISAQADDNVDRLLAVTVPYLPSGEGAYGDDVVTDQTMRTLAAEMIREKVLQETEEEVPYAVAVEIDEFVEQGKLAKIRASILVERETQKGILIGKQGERLKAIGTQARLDMERLFGMKVFLELWVKVKKAWREDEQILLQLGY, from the coding sequence ATGAAATTTGGAACAGTGGCCATCATTGGCCGGTCCAATGTCGGTAAGTCGACGCTGCTCAATCGTCTGCTCGGCGAAAAAATTTCGATTGTGTCGAGTAAACCTCAGACCACAAGAACCCGCATTATGGGCGTCGTGCATGTGGGAGAAGCGCAAATTGCCTTTCTCGACACGCCGGGGCTTCATAAACCCGAGCATTTGCTGAATCGCCGAATGGTGCGTACCGCCGTGGAGACTATGGAAGGTGCGGATCTGTTCTACATGCTCATGGATGCCACGAGTCTGCCGGGTCCCGGCGATCTGACCGCCGTGAAGCATATGAAGGAGGCGTTGGCCAAACAGCCCCGTCCGGTCATCCTTGTCGTTACGAAAATCGATCTTGTCAATAAGCAGAAGCTGCTTCCGGTCCTTGATCGTTACGGCAAACTCTTCGCGTGGACGGAGATCGTGCCGATTTCTGCCCAGGCCGACGACAATGTCGACCGGTTGCTGGCCGTGACGGTCCCCTATCTTCCGTCTGGGGAAGGAGCCTACGGCGACGATGTCGTGACAGACCAGACCATGCGAACGCTGGCGGCTGAGATGATCCGTGAGAAGGTGTTGCAGGAGACGGAGGAAGAAGTGCCGTATGCGGTTGCGGTCGAAATCGACGAGTTCGTCGAGCAGGGAAAATTGGCGAAGATTCGGGCGTCGATTTTGGTGGAGCGAGAGACACAGAAAGGCATCCTGATCGGCAAACAAGGAGAGCGTTTGAAAGCGATCGGTACGCAAGCCAGATTGGATATGGAACGGTTATTCGGTATGAAAGTGTTCCTTGAACTGTGGGTGAAGGTGAAGAAGGCCTGGCGCGAGGACGAGCAGATCTTGCTGCAGTTAGGGTACTGA
- a CDS encoding Mg/Co/Ni transporter MgtE, CBS domain-containing: MQTERPIEPRVPDQRPRPSERDVLREILRDQTERGQTKSDIVIQSVQKLLRRGAITNLSKMLGRMHPADIAKVVTHLSSPKEKREIFELVRGEGKRGQALSELDGESIQQVLADLLHSDIAWLLKDLGPDDVAYILGFLPEERSKEILALMKTEDSTEVADILKYPKDTAGAIMTTEFFSLPEDATAQEAIRRLQQATDAEMVFYIYVTDKDDRLVGVLSLRQLITVPPTTPLKNIMTREVMSVAIDMDQEEVARQVASYNLLAIPVVERDGKLVGIITVDDVVDVIREEATEDMLKMAGAIEEETGSKSSSFGSAKLRLPWLFTNLVGSLLSGAILWYFRYTIQEVVAIVSFIPVIAAMGGNVGLQSSTLIIRGLATGSVELTHVWPVFFREAKIGLVMGLACGVTLTLVAWVLHQGFLGMVVGASLIIAFLVSTSMATIMPILLKRVGVDPAVAAGPFVTTANDITGITIYLTLATLFLESLR; the protein is encoded by the coding sequence ATGCAGACGGAACGACCGATAGAGCCGCGGGTACCGGATCAGCGACCTCGTCCGTCCGAACGCGATGTGCTGCGCGAAATCTTGCGCGATCAAACCGAACGCGGACAGACGAAATCGGACATTGTGATCCAGTCGGTGCAGAAGTTACTGCGACGCGGAGCCATTACGAACCTCTCCAAGATGTTGGGACGTATGCATCCCGCGGACATTGCCAAAGTGGTGACCCATCTCTCCTCTCCGAAGGAAAAGCGTGAGATTTTTGAACTGGTCCGCGGCGAAGGCAAGCGCGGACAAGCGCTCAGTGAACTCGACGGCGAAAGCATCCAGCAAGTACTCGCGGATCTGTTGCATTCCGACATCGCATGGCTCTTGAAAGATCTTGGTCCCGACGACGTGGCGTACATTCTCGGATTCCTTCCCGAAGAGCGCAGCAAAGAAATCCTCGCTTTGATGAAAACCGAGGATTCGACCGAGGTTGCCGATATCCTGAAGTATCCGAAGGATACGGCAGGCGCGATTATGACCACGGAGTTCTTTTCCTTGCCGGAGGATGCCACGGCACAGGAAGCGATCCGTCGGTTACAGCAAGCCACCGATGCAGAAATGGTGTTTTATATTTATGTGACGGACAAAGATGATCGCCTGGTCGGTGTCCTTTCGCTCCGACAGCTGATCACCGTCCCTCCGACAACTCCACTGAAAAATATCATGACCCGAGAGGTTATGAGTGTAGCGATCGACATGGACCAAGAAGAAGTCGCGCGGCAGGTGGCCAGCTATAACTTGCTGGCGATTCCGGTTGTGGAACGGGACGGCAAACTCGTGGGCATTATCACGGTTGATGACGTAGTCGATGTGATTCGGGAAGAAGCGACTGAAGACATGTTGAAGATGGCCGGGGCGATTGAAGAAGAAACGGGCTCGAAGTCTTCGAGCTTCGGTTCGGCGAAACTGCGGTTGCCATGGCTCTTCACCAACTTGGTGGGAAGCCTCTTGTCTGGGGCGATTCTTTGGTATTTTCGTTATACAATCCAGGAGGTTGTGGCGATCGTAAGTTTTATCCCCGTGATTGCGGCGATGGGCGGGAATGTGGGATTGCAGTCCTCGACGTTGATTATTCGAGGGTTAGCCACTGGTTCCGTGGAACTCACTCATGTATGGCCCGTCTTCTTTCGTGAAGCGAAGATTGGTTTGGTTATGGGACTGGCCTGCGGGGTGACACTGACACTGGTCGCCTGGGTTTTGCATCAAGGGTTTTTAGGTATGGTCGTAGGAGCTTCGCTGATCATTGCATTTTTGGTATCGACCAGCATGGCGACGATTATGCCGATTCTCCTCAAACGCGTGGGGGTCGATCCGGCCGTTGCAGCCGGTCCTTTTGTCACGACGGCTAATGACATCACCGGTATTACCATCTACCTGACTTTAGCCACTCTTTTCTTAGAGTCCCTCCGGTGA
- a CDS encoding DNA recombination and repair protein RecO has translation MSLVKTTAIILRSRKWGEADRIITFYSKDLGKIRGVARGARRQKSRFGGAIEPFSVCRLNLFEKTGDSLFRISHVDLVRSSQVLREDLRLMASAARMVNVVAAITPDGDPDPLLFDTLEQGLASLHESEDSTFTALLFQIRLLGLTGFRPQTDHCAACGKMHFVGEPQFSPIAGGLVCLTCAARQRVRCVAFSRGSFLFLQQAIRLAPTLLKRLRATGQVRNEVEEAIERYVTVVAGKRLPPIDFLSPALPG, from the coding sequence GTGTCTCTGGTAAAGACGACGGCGATCATCTTGCGGAGCCGTAAGTGGGGCGAAGCCGATCGGATCATCACCTTCTATTCGAAGGATCTGGGTAAAATCCGAGGCGTAGCTCGTGGTGCCCGTCGTCAAAAAAGCCGCTTCGGGGGGGCGATCGAGCCGTTCAGTGTGTGTCGCCTGAACCTATTTGAAAAAACAGGGGATTCCCTGTTTCGCATTTCGCATGTCGATCTAGTACGGTCTTCTCAAGTGCTGCGGGAAGACCTTCGCTTGATGGCCTCAGCGGCACGGATGGTCAATGTCGTCGCAGCGATCACTCCGGATGGAGATCCGGACCCGCTCTTGTTTGATACGCTGGAGCAAGGCCTTGCCTCGCTCCATGAAAGTGAAGATTCGACCTTTACGGCGCTCCTCTTTCAGATCAGACTACTCGGGTTGACGGGGTTTCGTCCGCAGACCGATCATTGCGCTGCCTGTGGGAAAATGCATTTCGTCGGGGAGCCTCAATTTTCCCCGATCGCTGGAGGCCTTGTGTGTCTGACTTGTGCCGCACGTCAACGAGTTCGATGTGTCGCATTCTCCCGGGGCAGTTTTTTGTTTCTCCAACAAGCCATTCGGCTAGCTCCTACGCTACTCAAGCGGTTGCGAGCTACGGGGCAAGTGCGGAATGAAGTGGAGGAAGCGATCGAGAGATATGTCACGGTTGTTGCCGGGAAACGGCTACCACCGATTGACTTCCTGTCGCCCGCATTGCCAGGATGA
- a CDS encoding Glycogen synthase, ADP-glucose transglucosylase, translated as MAPASEDGLNIVMAASEAVPYAKTGGLADMVGALAIELTKSGHHVTLLIPCYRGRATGEVRQLTMQLSIPVDGKPVDVMVEEENVPVSGAVHRLRVLFVRYDPYFDRPGLYQQDHQDYPDNLERFVLFCRTVLEIVRGLIETRAEKVDVLHLHDWQVALCAVYLKVLPHEYKGLDQLKVLLTLHNMGYQGTFPGQEFVKTGLPQSLFSPSGLEFYGSINCLKGGIIFSDAVSTVSPTYAKEIMTAEYGCGLEGVLASRADAVTGITNGIDVVTWNPETDSYLPAQYTAADLSGKQACKRALQRELGLPNRDVPLLAVIGRLTSQKGFDLLVEVIPELMFLDIQIVVLGTGDHQLEQQFIAAKAGYPHRIGLCLGFDEGLAHRIEAGSDMLIMPSRYEPCGLSQLYSLRYGTVPIVRRTGGLADTVVPFRPSTVKSRCATGFHFIDASTDFLLSVLLLSLHVYKERQTWQSLIHTGMKADLSWERSAKLYVELYRGLQSRRKES; from the coding sequence ATGGCACCAGCATCAGAGGATGGTTTGAACATCGTGATGGCAGCCTCCGAAGCCGTCCCGTATGCCAAGACGGGCGGATTGGCCGATATGGTCGGCGCGTTGGCGATCGAGCTGACGAAATCTGGACATCATGTGACATTGCTAATCCCGTGTTATCGAGGTCGAGCAACCGGTGAAGTTCGTCAACTGACCATGCAACTTTCTATTCCAGTGGATGGAAAGCCTGTAGACGTAATGGTGGAAGAAGAGAACGTACCGGTGAGCGGCGCAGTGCATCGGTTGAGAGTGCTGTTCGTGCGGTACGATCCCTACTTTGATCGCCCCGGCCTCTACCAACAAGACCATCAGGATTATCCCGACAATCTGGAACGGTTTGTCCTATTCTGTCGTACGGTCCTCGAAATAGTGCGAGGTCTGATCGAGACGCGAGCCGAGAAGGTTGATGTGCTGCATTTGCACGATTGGCAAGTGGCCCTGTGCGCGGTGTATCTGAAAGTTCTTCCTCACGAGTATAAGGGACTTGACCAACTGAAAGTGCTCCTGACTTTGCATAACATGGGTTATCAAGGAACTTTTCCAGGACAGGAGTTTGTGAAGACGGGGCTTCCACAATCGTTATTTTCCCCCAGCGGCCTTGAGTTCTATGGGTCGATTAACTGTCTGAAGGGCGGCATCATCTTTTCGGATGCCGTGTCCACGGTGAGTCCTACCTATGCGAAGGAGATCATGACCGCAGAATATGGGTGCGGTCTTGAAGGTGTGTTGGCAAGCCGTGCGGATGCGGTCACAGGGATTACAAATGGCATCGATGTCGTTACTTGGAATCCAGAAACCGATTCCTACCTGCCTGCGCAGTATACGGCTGCTGATTTGTCTGGAAAACAAGCATGTAAGCGAGCGCTGCAACGCGAACTTGGACTGCCGAATCGCGATGTACCCTTATTGGCTGTGATCGGCCGGCTGACCTCCCAGAAGGGCTTTGATCTCTTGGTAGAGGTGATTCCTGAGCTCATGTTCTTGGACATACAAATCGTAGTGCTCGGGACGGGAGATCACCAGTTGGAACAACAATTTATTGCAGCCAAAGCCGGGTATCCTCATCGCATTGGTTTATGCCTTGGCTTTGATGAAGGGCTAGCGCATCGTATTGAAGCTGGCTCGGACATGTTAATTATGCCGTCTCGCTATGAGCCCTGCGGACTAAGTCAGCTGTATAGCCTTCGATACGGCACGGTACCTATTGTGCGCCGTACCGGAGGATTGGCGGACACTGTTGTTCCATTTCGACCATCAACAGTCAAATCTAGGTGCGCTACTGGTTTCCATTTCATTGATGCTTCGACTGACTTTCTGCTCTCGGTCCTTTTGCTCTCGCTTCATGTGTACAAAGAGCGACAGACATGGCAATCCTTGATCCATACTGGAATGAAGGCCGATCTGTCCTGGGAGCGATCGGCAAAGCTGTACGTAGAATTATATCGAGGACTGCAGAGCCGAAGAAAAGAGAGCTAG
- a CDS encoding Mobile element protein, with product MPRPIPLLMDRAYEGNATRHLALELGYVPVVPPKHNRLAPWEYDRAMYKRRNEIERLFRRLKGFRRIFSRFEKLDVMFVAFIHFALIVEGLR from the coding sequence ATGCCGCGCCCGATCCCCCTATTGATGGATCGGGCGTATGAAGGCAATGCGACGCGGCACCTGGCCTTGGAGTTAGGCTATGTGCCAGTGGTGCCGCCCAAGCACAATCGGCTCGCGCCATGGGAATATGACCGAGCCATGTATAAACGACGCAATGAGATTGAACGGCTGTTCCGCCGGCTCAAGGGATTTCGGCGCATCTTCTCGCGGTTTGAAAAACTCGATGTCATGTTCGTCGCGTTCATTCATTTCGCATTGATCGTCGAAGGCTTGCGTTAG
- a CDS encoding Mobile element protein: MEITDAQYRHIAPCLPTPRGNVTLDNRHVLNAILYVAEQGCKWRALPKRFGNWHTIYTRMNRWSKSGVLDRVFAQLQHTQIIRVKIEAVALDSTIVKVHPDGTGALKKTARKPLAGPVADGRPRFIWLPRMLERP, from the coding sequence ATGGAAATCACCGACGCCCAGTATCGCCACATCGCGCCGTGTTTGCCGACGCCACGCGGCAACGTGACGCTCGACAATCGACACGTTCTGAACGCCATCTTGTACGTCGCCGAGCAGGGGTGCAAATGGCGCGCGCTGCCCAAGCGGTTCGGCAACTGGCACACCATTTATACTCGCATGAATCGGTGGTCGAAGAGCGGGGTGCTGGATCGCGTCTTTGCACAGTTGCAACATACTCAGATCATCCGCGTGAAGATCGAAGCCGTGGCTTTAGACAGTACCATCGTCAAGGTCCATCCGGATGGGACGGGGGCATTAAAAAAAACGGCCCGCAAGCCATTGGCCGGTCCCGTGGCGGATGGACGACCAAGATTCATCTGGTTGCCGCGGATGCTCGAACGGCCATAA
- a CDS encoding Glucose-1-phosphate cytidylyltransferase, translated as MKAVILAGGWGTRLSEETTLRPKPMVEIGGKPILWHIMKIYAAHGIKEFVIGLGYKGEMIKDYFLNFYAFNKDISVDLGSGKTTIHDGKRHEDWKVHLVDTGLHTQTGGRLKQLKKWIGENETFLFTYGDGVSDVDIQATIKFHKSHGKLATVTSVLPPARFGRLVFDQDHIVDFKEKPHGEEGWINGGFYVLEYRAIDYIKGDETVWERDPIQQLTKDHQLMGYRHDRFWSCMDTLKEKNYLEELWQSSKAPWKVW; from the coding sequence ATGAAGGCGGTAATTCTTGCAGGAGGATGGGGAACTCGACTATCCGAAGAGACCACTCTGCGACCGAAACCTATGGTGGAAATCGGGGGAAAACCGATCCTGTGGCATATCATGAAGATTTATGCTGCGCACGGGATAAAGGAATTTGTTATCGGCCTTGGCTACAAGGGAGAAATGATCAAGGACTACTTCCTTAACTTCTATGCTTTCAATAAAGATATTTCGGTCGATCTTGGAAGTGGAAAGACGACGATTCATGATGGGAAACGACACGAAGATTGGAAAGTGCATCTCGTCGATACCGGTCTCCATACTCAGACAGGAGGTCGGCTTAAACAGCTGAAAAAATGGATAGGAGAGAACGAAACGTTTCTATTTACGTATGGAGATGGAGTTTCAGATGTCGACATTCAAGCCACTATTAAGTTCCACAAGTCTCACGGAAAGTTAGCCACGGTGACGTCGGTCCTGCCTCCGGCTAGATTCGGACGGCTTGTGTTCGATCAAGATCACATTGTTGACTTCAAAGAAAAACCTCACGGTGAGGAAGGCTGGATCAATGGCGGTTTCTATGTTCTCGAGTATAGAGCCATTGATTACATTAAAGGCGATGAGACCGTATGGGAAAGGGATCCAATCCAGCAATTGACGAAAGATCATCAATTGATGGGCTACCGGCATGATCGTTTCTGGTCCTGTATGGATACGCTGAAAGAGAAGAATTATTTGGAAGAGTTATGGCAATCGTCGAAGGCTCCTTGGAAGGTATGGTAA
- a CDS encoding UDP-glucose 4-epimerase: MKILVTGNMGYVGPLVLRRLRESHPQATLIGYDMGYFAHCLTGVSRLPESQADQQHFGDIRYVPEQILQGIDAIVHLCAISNDPMGASFEKVTLDINHRASIDLAEKAKRAGVKKFVFASSCSVYGFAEGGPRREEDPLNPLTAYAKSKVQTEQDLASLASEAFTATCLRFATACGMSDRLRLDLVLNDFVAGALVSKRINILSDGTPWRPLIHVKDMARAIDWAVQRDHRDGGSFLTINVGSDAWNYQVKDLAAAVANLVPNVEISINKDAQPDKRSYRVNFDKFFKLAQGFLPMVDLQTAVEDLRDGLMAMQFRDQEFRTGELIRLVILKRLRESGQLTDDLVWKERSNA, from the coding sequence ATGAAGATTCTAGTTACAGGCAATATGGGCTATGTCGGCCCATTGGTACTGCGTCGTTTGCGAGAATCCCATCCTCAAGCAACGCTCATAGGCTATGATATGGGATACTTCGCTCATTGTTTAACGGGTGTTTCTCGACTCCCTGAAAGTCAGGCCGATCAGCAACATTTCGGGGATATCCGATATGTTCCTGAGCAAATCCTACAAGGAATCGACGCCATTGTGCATCTCTGTGCTATTTCGAACGATCCTATGGGTGCCAGTTTTGAAAAAGTTACACTCGACATCAACCATCGAGCGAGTATCGATTTAGCCGAGAAAGCAAAGCGAGCAGGCGTTAAAAAGTTTGTGTTCGCATCGAGCTGCAGTGTGTATGGATTTGCCGAAGGTGGCCCCCGTCGAGAAGAGGATCCTTTGAATCCTCTTACGGCCTATGCCAAATCGAAAGTTCAAACGGAGCAAGATTTGGCGTCGCTTGCATCGGAAGCCTTCACAGCGACCTGCCTTCGGTTCGCAACAGCATGCGGCATGAGTGATCGGCTGCGATTAGATCTTGTGTTGAATGATTTTGTGGCTGGCGCCCTTGTGTCAAAACGTATCAATATCCTGAGTGATGGGACACCATGGCGCCCCTTGATTCACGTCAAGGATATGGCGAGAGCAATCGACTGGGCTGTGCAGCGAGACCATCGAGATGGTGGATCCTTTCTAACAATAAATGTGGGAAGCGACGCATGGAATTATCAGGTAAAGGATTTGGCGGCAGCTGTGGCCAATCTTGTGCCGAATGTCGAAATTTCGATCAATAAAGATGCGCAACCGGATAAACGCTCATATCGAGTAAATTTTGATAAGTTTTTTAAGTTGGCGCAAGGATTTCTCCCTATGGTTGACCTCCAGACTGCTGTGGAGGATCTCCGTGATGGACTCATGGCCATGCAGTTTCGCGACCAAGAGTTCCGTACAGGTGAGTTGATACGGCTGGTCATATTAAAACGATTGCGGGAAAGTGGGCAGCTGACAGACGACCTTGTATGGAAAGAGCGAAGCAATGCTTGA